In one Streptomyces sp. T12 genomic region, the following are encoded:
- a CDS encoding RloB family protein gives MARVKGRDGVSRGKKPRAGDRPREVYVFTEGEVTEPEFVEYVMEHGTRAQQGRRINHYIENAAVSSSRRKPLPLVEDAIDKLIEVQRAAKKAGLKPEDWNWPQVWCLFDRDQHKDIPTAFSRAKKAGVHVAYSHPCFELWRLLHYQNYTSTFGGVCDDAAGRLKRQPGFLQTYGPNCRTVSPEDAKRIKPGQLARNYKKARQYAQQINSVHTGSDQNHWDPYTDVWRFVEEGLDVVDY, from the coding sequence ATGGCGAGGGTCAAGGGGCGGGACGGCGTTAGCCGCGGCAAGAAACCACGAGCCGGTGACCGGCCTCGTGAGGTGTACGTCTTCACGGAGGGCGAGGTCACCGAGCCGGAGTTCGTCGAGTACGTGATGGAGCACGGGACCCGCGCGCAGCAGGGGCGCAGGATCAATCACTACATCGAGAACGCCGCAGTTTCGTCGAGCCGCCGCAAGCCGCTGCCTCTCGTGGAAGACGCCATCGACAAGCTGATCGAAGTGCAGAGGGCCGCCAAAAAGGCCGGCCTGAAACCCGAGGACTGGAACTGGCCCCAGGTCTGGTGTCTGTTCGACCGGGATCAGCACAAGGACATCCCCACGGCATTTTCACGGGCGAAGAAGGCAGGGGTGCACGTCGCCTACTCTCACCCCTGTTTCGAGCTGTGGCGCCTGCTCCATTATCAGAACTACACGAGCACCTTCGGCGGTGTCTGCGACGACGCCGCCGGCCGCCTCAAGCGGCAGCCCGGCTTTCTCCAGACATACGGCCCCAACTGCCGGACTGTCTCTCCGGAGGACGCCAAGCGGATCAAACCGGGGCAGCTGGCGCGCAACTACAAGAAGGCTCGCCAGTACGCGCAGCAGATCAACTCCGTGCACACCGGCTCTGACCAGAACCACTGGGATCCCTATACCGACGTCTGGCGCTTCGTTGAAGAAGGCCTGGACGTGGTCGACTACTGA
- a CDS encoding ATP/GTP-binding protein yields the protein MLLRFRAANVRSLRDEQELSFVVPQGEESDAARTLTLSDGKSLQVYPVLGIFGANASGKSNVITALMKMKEAVLGSYGGWTSYQGIPREEFALDPKSAAESTFYEADFVQEDGVRWTYGFELGSTRVESEWLHSYPKGRRQVWLDRDATRGNVFEFPGDRIQDRALLARTTRPNALLLSRAANDNHPQLTQIYSWFNQNLWDITPETERTQREAFTARELLNETSRDRIEELLRVADLGIRGAEVEQQPGQSPRVRLLHGSDAGEPVAFDWQRESFGTRSWFALIGPLLLALDRGAVLLIDELDASLHPRFAAEVVRLFQAPWVNTKGAQLVFTSHDPSLLKSPRGGRPLEPGQVWLTEKDDSGATELYPLSDVDPGPEEDLSDSYLAGAFGAVPRVTQGQIGRRVLTALAGEAERS from the coding sequence ATGCTGCTGAGATTCCGCGCGGCGAATGTGCGATCACTGCGGGACGAGCAAGAGCTGTCCTTCGTGGTTCCGCAGGGCGAAGAGTCGGACGCGGCGCGCACGCTGACACTCTCCGACGGGAAGTCACTCCAGGTCTACCCGGTGCTCGGCATCTTCGGCGCTAACGCATCTGGCAAGTCGAACGTCATCACCGCTCTGATGAAGATGAAGGAAGCGGTCCTTGGGTCCTATGGGGGATGGACGTCCTACCAGGGAATCCCCAGGGAGGAGTTCGCGCTGGATCCCAAGTCGGCCGCCGAAAGCACCTTCTATGAGGCCGACTTCGTCCAGGAAGACGGGGTTCGGTGGACTTACGGGTTCGAGCTCGGCTCGACGAGGGTGGAGTCCGAGTGGCTGCATTCGTATCCCAAGGGACGACGTCAGGTGTGGCTGGATCGCGACGCCACGCGCGGCAACGTCTTCGAGTTCCCGGGCGACCGCATCCAGGACCGTGCCCTCTTGGCCCGTACGACGCGGCCCAATGCTCTCTTGCTCAGCAGAGCCGCCAACGACAACCACCCTCAACTCACTCAGATCTACAGCTGGTTCAACCAGAACCTGTGGGATATCACCCCGGAGACCGAGCGCACTCAGCGCGAAGCCTTCACGGCTCGTGAGCTCCTCAATGAGACGTCCCGTGACCGTATCGAGGAACTGCTCCGGGTAGCCGATCTCGGCATTCGAGGCGCCGAAGTGGAGCAACAGCCGGGACAGAGCCCACGGGTTCGTCTTCTCCACGGAAGCGACGCAGGTGAGCCTGTCGCCTTCGACTGGCAGCGGGAGTCCTTCGGCACGCGCTCTTGGTTCGCGCTGATCGGACCTCTGCTGCTCGCGCTGGACCGAGGTGCTGTCCTGCTCATCGATGAACTGGACGCCAGCCTCCACCCCCGTTTTGCGGCCGAAGTCGTTCGGCTCTTCCAAGCTCCGTGGGTCAACACCAAGGGCGCACAGCTCGTCTTCACCTCACACGACCCGTCGCTGCTCAAGAGCCCAAGGGGCGGTCGCCCACTGGAACCCGGGCAGGTCTGGCTGACGGAGAAGGACGACAGCGGAGCCACGGAGCTTTATCCGCTCAGCGATGTCGACCCTGGGCCTGAAGAAGACCTGAGCGACTCCTACCTCGCGGGCGCCTTCGGCGCGGTCCCGCGTGTGACTCAAGGGCAAATCGGCCGCAGGGTGCTGACAGCACTGGCAGGGGAGGCAGAGCGTTCCTGA
- a CDS encoding PspC domain-containing protein: MPEAAAAPLVEPRPPRKLYRSSDGRWLGGVARGLAGHLGLPVIWVRLVFVGLFMADGLGALLYAAFWFFVPLGVGGVGAQRPSPFATETAADGRRRLVARKPDKGQIVALLLMVVVAMVFVGSVDLGSGAKAYLLPAVLVGAGVALVWRQADNARRARWMEAGRRRRTLTLLRAAGGVVLVTAGVSGIFVLQGSAAHLGSVLQAALAVLVGITLLAGPYLVRMTQDLSEERLMRIRAQERAEVAAHVHDSVLHTLTLIQRNAENANEVRRLARAQERDLRTWLYKPEGTGKDEADEPANLADAVRRNAAEVEDKHGAPIEVVVVGDCPLDEKIGAQMQAAREAMVNAAKYGGEGGAVQVYAEVEGKTVFVSVRDRGPGFDLDSIPADRMGVRESIIGRMERNGGTARLRAVPGGGTEVELEMERAEKTS; the protein is encoded by the coding sequence ATGCCGGAAGCCGCAGCAGCGCCACTCGTCGAACCGCGGCCGCCGCGCAAGCTCTACCGCAGCAGCGACGGACGCTGGCTCGGGGGCGTGGCGCGGGGGCTCGCCGGGCATCTCGGCCTGCCCGTCATCTGGGTGCGGCTCGTCTTCGTCGGCCTGTTCATGGCGGACGGCCTCGGCGCGCTGCTGTATGCCGCGTTCTGGTTCTTCGTACCGCTCGGCGTCGGCGGCGTCGGCGCGCAGAGACCCTCTCCCTTCGCCACCGAGACCGCGGCCGACGGTCGCCGCAGACTCGTCGCCCGCAAGCCGGACAAGGGGCAGATCGTCGCGCTGCTCCTCATGGTCGTGGTGGCGATGGTCTTCGTCGGCAGCGTGGACCTGGGAAGCGGCGCCAAGGCCTACCTCCTGCCCGCCGTACTCGTCGGCGCGGGTGTCGCCCTGGTCTGGCGACAGGCGGACAACGCGCGGCGGGCCCGCTGGATGGAGGCCGGGCGGCGTCGGCGCACGCTCACCCTGCTGCGCGCCGCGGGCGGCGTCGTCCTGGTCACGGCCGGCGTCTCCGGCATCTTCGTCCTGCAGGGCTCCGCCGCTCACCTCGGCTCCGTCCTGCAGGCGGCCCTGGCGGTCCTCGTCGGTATAACGCTCCTCGCGGGCCCGTACCTGGTCCGGATGACCCAGGACCTCTCCGAGGAACGTCTGATGCGCATCCGCGCCCAGGAGCGCGCCGAGGTCGCCGCGCACGTCCACGACTCGGTGCTGCACACCCTGACCCTGATCCAGCGCAACGCGGAGAACGCGAACGAAGTGCGTCGCCTCGCCCGCGCCCAGGAGCGGGACCTGCGCACCTGGCTCTACAAACCCGAGGGCACCGGCAAGGACGAGGCCGACGAACCCGCCAACCTCGCCGACGCGGTCCGGCGCAACGCCGCTGAGGTGGAGGACAAGCACGGCGCCCCCATAGAGGTCGTCGTCGTCGGCGACTGCCCGCTCGACGAGAAAATCGGCGCACAGATGCAGGCCGCGCGCGAGGCGATGGTGAACGCCGCGAAGTACGGTGGCGAGGGCGGCGCCGTGCAGGTCTACGCCGAGGTGGAGGGGAAGACCGTCTTTGTGTCCGTCCGGGACCGCGGTCCGGGCTTCGACCTGGACTCGATACCCGCCGACCGCATGGGCGTCAGAGAATCGATCATCGGCCGCATGGAGCGCAACGGCGGTACGGCCCGGCTGAGGGCGGTACCCGGCGGCGGTACGGAGGTCGAGCTGGAGATGGAGAGGGCGGAGAAGACGTCATGA
- the guaA gene encoding glutamine-hydrolyzing GMP synthase produces the protein MSSANPAAAPDTVLVVDFGAQYAQLIARRVREARVYSEIVPSTMPVAEMLAKNPAAIILSGGPSSVYEEGAPRLDRALFEAGVPVFGMCYGFQLMAQSLGGTVDNTGAREYGRTDLHVSKSSSTLFEGTPAEQHVWMSHGDACSAAPEGFSVTASTDVVPVAAFENDEAKLYGVQYHPEVMHSTHGQQVLEHFLYRGAGLTPSWTTGNVIEEQVAAIREQVGDKRAICGLSGGVDSAVAAALVQKAIGSQLTCVYVDHGLMRKGETEQVEKDFVAATGVQLKVVDAEERFLKALAGVSDPEEKRKIIGREFIRVFEQAQAEIIADEGPAVEFLVQGTLYPDVVESGGGTGTANIKSHHNVGGLPEDLEFKLIEPLRKLFKDEVRMVGQELGLPDEIVQRQPFPGPGLGIRIVGEVTKERLDLLREADAIAREELTAAGLDRDIWQCPVVLLADVRSVGVQGDGRTYGHPIVLRPVSSEDAMTADWSRLPYDVLARISTRITNEVNDVNRVVLDVTSKPPGTIEWE, from the coding sequence GTGTCATCAGCGAACCCCGCAGCCGCCCCCGACACCGTTCTGGTCGTCGACTTCGGTGCGCAGTACGCCCAGCTCATCGCCCGTCGCGTCCGCGAGGCCCGGGTCTACAGCGAGATCGTGCCGAGCACCATGCCGGTCGCCGAGATGCTCGCCAAGAACCCGGCGGCGATCATCCTCTCCGGCGGCCCCTCGTCCGTGTACGAGGAGGGCGCCCCCCGCCTCGACCGCGCGCTCTTCGAGGCCGGCGTCCCCGTCTTCGGCATGTGCTACGGCTTCCAGCTCATGGCGCAGAGCCTGGGCGGGACGGTCGACAACACCGGTGCGCGCGAGTACGGCCGTACGGATCTGCACGTGTCGAAGTCGTCCTCCACCCTCTTCGAGGGCACCCCGGCCGAGCAGCACGTGTGGATGTCGCACGGCGACGCCTGCTCCGCCGCCCCCGAGGGCTTCTCCGTGACGGCCTCCACGGACGTCGTCCCGGTCGCCGCCTTCGAGAACGACGAGGCGAAGCTGTACGGCGTCCAGTACCACCCCGAGGTCATGCACTCCACGCACGGCCAGCAGGTGCTGGAGCACTTCCTGTACCGCGGCGCGGGCCTGACCCCGAGCTGGACCACCGGCAACGTCATCGAGGAGCAGGTCGCGGCCATCCGCGAGCAGGTCGGCGACAAGCGCGCCATCTGCGGTCTGTCCGGCGGCGTGGACTCCGCGGTGGCGGCGGCCCTGGTCCAGAAGGCCATCGGCTCCCAGCTGACCTGCGTGTACGTCGACCACGGTCTGATGCGCAAGGGCGAGACCGAGCAGGTCGAGAAGGACTTCGTGGCCGCGACCGGCGTACAGCTGAAGGTCGTGGACGCGGAGGAGCGGTTCCTCAAGGCGCTCGCCGGGGTCAGCGACCCCGAGGAGAAGCGGAAGATCATCGGCCGCGAGTTCATCCGGGTCTTCGAGCAGGCCCAGGCCGAGATCATCGCGGACGAGGGCCCGGCCGTGGAGTTCCTCGTCCAGGGCACCCTGTACCCCGACGTGGTCGAGTCCGGTGGCGGCACCGGCACCGCGAACATCAAGTCCCACCACAACGTCGGCGGCCTGCCGGAAGACCTCGAATTCAAGCTGATCGAGCCGCTGCGCAAGCTGTTCAAGGACGAGGTCCGGATGGTCGGCCAGGAACTCGGCCTGCCGGACGAGATCGTCCAGCGCCAGCCGTTCCCGGGCCCCGGCCTCGGTATCCGTATCGTCGGCGAGGTCACCAAGGAGCGCCTGGACCTGCTGCGCGAGGCCGACGCCATCGCCCGCGAGGAGCTCACGGCGGCCGGCCTCGACCGGGACATCTGGCAGTGCCCGGTGGTCCTGCTCGCGGACGTCCGCAGCGTGGGTGTGCAGGGTGACGGGCGGACGTACGGCCACCCGATCGTGCTGCGGCCCGTCTCGTCCGAGGACGCCATGACCGCCGACTGGTCGCGGCTGCCGTACGACGTCCTGGCGCGGATCTCGACCCGGATCACCAACGAGGTCAATGACGTCAACCGTGTCGTCCTCGACGTGACCTCGAAGCCGCCGGGGACGATCGAGTGGGAGTAG
- a CDS encoding DUF4429 domain-containing protein: MAEIIQRDGTWAFDGTTVRITPGLHRSVPLFRQTYGEIAVPLEAVASIVFEPERKRGRLRMRLREGADPLLQATGGRLPDPADPYRLTVDIDRAGVAEYVAEEIRHALLLDQIPKEATKTYLLPGPPVPVSVRSSDGTVSFDGTQVRIDWSDTSDRVKRATGPRIINIRDLVQVEWLPNSGYEDGFLRFVTRETVFSKLPPEKDPYALDLWGSARRDLLTALVATAVTARLPHPSTRPGVDHADRPQLAASVPPPADHHDVLLRRLRELGELHRDGVLTDEEFAMTKAVVLRGF, from the coding sequence ATGGCCGAGATCATCCAGCGCGACGGGACCTGGGCCTTCGACGGCACAACGGTCCGGATCACGCCGGGACTCCATCGCTCCGTACCGCTGTTCCGGCAGACGTACGGGGAGATCGCCGTACCTCTCGAAGCCGTCGCGAGCATCGTCTTCGAGCCCGAACGAAAACGCGGACGACTGCGCATGCGGCTGCGTGAGGGCGCCGACCCGCTGCTCCAGGCGACGGGCGGCCGACTGCCCGACCCGGCGGATCCGTACCGGCTGACGGTGGACATCGACCGTGCCGGGGTCGCCGAGTACGTCGCCGAGGAGATCCGGCACGCACTGCTCCTGGACCAGATCCCCAAGGAAGCGACGAAGACGTATCTTCTGCCCGGCCCGCCCGTCCCCGTCTCCGTCCGCTCCTCCGACGGCACGGTCTCCTTCGACGGCACCCAGGTGCGGATCGACTGGTCCGACACCTCGGACCGGGTCAAACGGGCGACCGGCCCGCGCATCATCAACATCCGCGACCTCGTCCAGGTCGAGTGGCTGCCCAACTCCGGCTACGAGGACGGCTTCCTGCGCTTCGTGACCCGCGAGACGGTGTTCTCCAAACTGCCGCCGGAGAAGGACCCGTACGCCCTGGACCTGTGGGGCAGCGCCCGGCGCGACCTGCTCACGGCCCTGGTCGCCACCGCGGTCACCGCCCGCCTGCCACACCCGTCCACCCGCCCCGGCGTCGACCACGCCGACCGCCCCCAGCTGGCGGCGTCCGTGCCACCCCCGGCCGACCACCACGACGTACTGCTGCGCCGCCTGCGGGAGTTGGGCGAGCTGCACCGGGACGGGGTGCTCACGGACGAGGAGTTCGCGATGACGAAGGCGGTCGTCCTCCGGGGCTTCTGA
- a CDS encoding response regulator transcription factor produces MSDPTEANEPVESTGGSAGERHARVVLVDDHRMFRTGVQAEIGRTEQTGVEVVGEAADVDQAVTVITATRPEVVLLDVHLPGGGGVEVLRRCAPLMADAEQPVRFLALSVSDAAEDVIGVIRGGARGYVTKTITGTDLVDSIFRVQEGDAVFSPRLAGFVLDAFASTDAPPVDEDLDRLTQREREVLRLIARGYAYKEIAKQLFISVKTVESHVSAVLRKLQLSNRHELTRWATARRLV; encoded by the coding sequence ATGAGCGACCCGACCGAGGCGAACGAGCCTGTGGAGTCGACCGGCGGGAGCGCGGGCGAGCGGCACGCGCGCGTGGTCCTCGTCGACGACCACCGCATGTTCCGTACGGGAGTCCAGGCCGAGATCGGCCGCACCGAGCAGACCGGCGTCGAGGTCGTCGGCGAGGCCGCGGACGTCGACCAGGCGGTCACGGTCATCACCGCGACCCGGCCCGAGGTCGTCCTCCTCGACGTGCACCTCCCCGGTGGCGGCGGGGTCGAAGTCCTGCGCCGTTGCGCCCCGTTGATGGCGGACGCCGAGCAGCCCGTCCGCTTCCTCGCGCTGTCCGTCTCGGACGCGGCGGAGGATGTGATCGGGGTGATCCGGGGTGGTGCGCGCGGCTACGTGACGAAGACGATCACCGGCACCGATCTGGTCGACTCCATCTTCCGGGTCCAGGAGGGCGACGCGGTCTTCTCGCCGCGCCTTGCCGGGTTCGTGCTGGATGCGTTTGCGTCGACGGACGCGCCGCCGGTCGACGAGGACCTCGACCGGCTGACTCAGCGCGAGCGGGAGGTGTTGCGGCTGATCGCGCGGGGCTATGCCTACAAGGAGATCGCCAAGCAGCTCTTCATCTCCGTCAAGACGGTCGAGTCCCATGTCTCGGCTGTCCTGAGGAAGCTCCAGCTGTCCAACCGGCACGAGCTGACCCGGTGGGCTACGGCACGGCGCCTGGTGTGA
- a CDS encoding DoxX family protein, protein MTHGMHTGTHSPYLDGDRNWRDTASRYALLPLRVFLGVTFIYAGLDKLTDSAFMKEAGSGSIGDMMRAVRDSAAIPAMVDLSLENPVAFGYAIAFGELAVGIGTLVGLLARVAALGGALISLSLWLTVSWASDPYYYGNDLAYLMAWLPLVLAGAPMLSLDAALRTRRRQRTGGYR, encoded by the coding sequence ATGACTCACGGTATGCACACGGGCACGCACTCCCCTTACCTAGACGGCGACCGCAACTGGCGGGATACCGCCAGCAGGTACGCACTACTGCCGCTCCGCGTCTTCCTCGGCGTCACCTTCATCTACGCCGGCCTGGACAAACTCACCGACAGCGCCTTCATGAAGGAAGCCGGCTCGGGGTCGATCGGCGACATGATGCGTGCCGTTCGTGACTCGGCGGCCATTCCGGCCATGGTCGACCTGTCGTTGGAGAACCCCGTCGCTTTCGGCTATGCCATCGCCTTCGGCGAGCTGGCCGTCGGTATCGGCACCCTGGTCGGGCTGCTCGCCCGGGTGGCGGCACTCGGCGGTGCGCTCATCTCGCTGAGTCTGTGGTTGACGGTGAGCTGGGCCTCTGACCCGTACTACTACGGCAATGACCTGGCTTATCTGATGGCCTGGCTGCCCCTCGTGCTTGCGGGCGCCCCCATGTTGTCCCTGGATGCCGCGCTTCGCACGCGGCGAAGGCAGCGGACGGGAGGCTATCGGTAG
- a CDS encoding pyridoxamine 5'-phosphate oxidase family protein, giving the protein MTVNWAAFTEAEPDLARTAEERFGAFTHHVLATLRKDGSPRTTGLEVRFLGGELWLGMMPNSLKALDLRRDPRFALQANPGEGQSMGGGDVRISGRAVEVEDPEVKAAYGEEVEPPEPFHLFRTELTEVVRTYVEGDKYLVVQVWQPGEPVRTIKRT; this is encoded by the coding sequence ATGACAGTGAACTGGGCAGCCTTCACCGAGGCCGAACCGGACCTCGCCCGCACCGCCGAGGAGCGCTTCGGCGCCTTCACCCACCACGTCCTCGCCACCCTCCGCAAGGACGGCTCCCCGCGCACCACCGGCCTGGAGGTCCGCTTCCTGGGCGGCGAGCTGTGGCTCGGCATGATGCCGAACTCGCTCAAGGCGCTCGACCTGCGCCGCGACCCGCGCTTCGCGCTCCAGGCGAACCCCGGGGAGGGGCAGTCCATGGGCGGCGGTGACGTACGGATCTCCGGGCGGGCGGTCGAGGTCGAGGACCCGGAGGTGAAGGCCGCATACGGCGAAGAGGTGGAACCGCCGGAGCCGTTCCACCTCTTTCGTACCGAGCTGACCGAGGTCGTGAGGACCTACGTCGAGGGCGACAAGTACCTCGTCGTCCAGGTCTGGCAGCCCGGCGAGCCCGTGCGCACGATCAAGCGCACCTAG
- a CDS encoding PspC domain-containing protein, with the protein MTDHQPAADSVPEPDAVPTAGTPSGPAPASAAGEEPRAHAGAEAGVSAEAGALDPPRKFRRNRRYKMLAGVCAGLGRQCDMDPVIFRITLAVLSATGGIGLIFYGFAWLFVPYDDEDENEVRKLLTGRVDGQALTAVLFALVGCGVFLTLLRNGGVLAFAVVLSLLLAGAGYWSRHRSTPDPDPLAAQAVADAPPEAQAPPVPTAYPSWWRDPIVKDGTHDGGTGYLWGPRDSRDRDIAAAVNIGLGATWSSRQDIRTRRPHQPKPRGPRWIGGWVFLLALLAGALGTSATWEDHALGTSLQTGLSCALLVFGLGIAVSAFLGRTGAGSIFLAVITAGLLAASAALPKDIGTHWVERNWRPAAVADVQPRYDLGTGVGTLDLSRLKLTEDRTVTTRADVGVGRLKVIVPKDVTVEVSIDVGVGDIQLPGDDEQDVDVAPGKHKELTLTTAPGTKDAGTLDLDLSVGVGQAEVSRATS; encoded by the coding sequence ATGACAGATCACCAGCCCGCCGCGGACTCCGTGCCCGAGCCGGACGCCGTGCCCACCGCGGGCACCCCGTCCGGCCCGGCACCCGCGAGCGCCGCGGGTGAGGAACCGCGCGCGCACGCGGGCGCAGAAGCAGGGGTGTCCGCCGAAGCGGGTGCACTCGACCCGCCGCGCAAGTTCCGGCGCAACCGGCGGTACAAGATGCTGGCCGGCGTGTGCGCTGGGCTCGGGCGGCAGTGCGACATGGACCCGGTGATCTTCCGGATCACCCTCGCCGTGCTCTCCGCGACCGGCGGCATCGGCCTCATCTTCTACGGCTTCGCCTGGCTCTTCGTCCCGTACGACGACGAGGACGAGAACGAGGTGCGCAAGCTGCTGACCGGCCGCGTGGACGGCCAGGCGCTGACGGCCGTGCTGTTCGCGCTGGTCGGCTGCGGCGTGTTCCTGACGCTGCTGAGGAACGGCGGTGTGCTGGCCTTCGCCGTCGTCCTGTCCCTCCTCCTCGCGGGCGCCGGCTACTGGTCGCGGCACCGCAGCACCCCCGACCCCGACCCCCTCGCCGCCCAGGCCGTCGCCGACGCCCCACCCGAGGCCCAGGCACCGCCGGTCCCCACCGCCTACCCCTCCTGGTGGCGGGACCCCATCGTCAAGGACGGCACGCACGACGGCGGCACGGGCTATCTCTGGGGCCCGCGCGACTCCCGCGACCGCGACATCGCAGCGGCCGTCAACATCGGCCTCGGCGCCACCTGGAGCAGCCGCCAGGACATACGCACCCGCCGCCCCCACCAGCCCAAGCCACGCGGCCCCCGCTGGATCGGCGGCTGGGTGTTCCTGCTGGCCCTGCTCGCGGGCGCCCTCGGCACCAGCGCGACCTGGGAGGACCACGCGCTCGGCACCAGCCTGCAGACCGGCCTGTCCTGTGCGCTGCTCGTCTTCGGCCTGGGCATAGCGGTCAGCGCGTTCCTGGGCCGCACAGGAGCGGGCTCCATATTCCTGGCGGTCATCACAGCAGGCCTGCTTGCCGCCTCGGCCGCGCTGCCCAAGGACATCGGCACGCACTGGGTCGAGCGGAACTGGCGACCGGCGGCCGTGGCGGACGTACAGCCGCGGTACGACCTCGGCACCGGCGTCGGCACCCTGGATCTGTCCCGGTTGAAGCTCACCGAGGACCGGACGGTGACGACGAGAGCGGACGTGGGCGTGGGCCGACTCAAAGTGATCGTCCCCAAGGACGTGACCGTGGAGGTGAGCATCGACGTGGGGGTGGGAGACATCCAACTGCCGGGCGACGACGAGCAAGACGTGGACGTGGCACCGGGCAAGCACAAGGAGCTGACCCTGACAACAGCCCCGGGCACCAAGGATGCGGGCACCCTGGACCTCGACCTCAGCGTCGGTGTGGGACAGGCGGAGGTGAGCCGTGCTACGTCATGA
- a CDS encoding chorismate mutase, whose protein sequence is MTTTSAATRTPAADAGCGAHTAEAAGVITGARERIDALDDRIIGLIQERMAVSAVIQEARITSGGRRVNLSREMEILNHYSEALGKPGTALAMTLLELCRGRI, encoded by the coding sequence ATGACCACCACCTCCGCAGCGACCCGGACCCCAGCAGCTGACGCCGGATGCGGCGCACACACCGCCGAGGCCGCCGGCGTGATCACCGGCGCCCGTGAACGCATCGACGCGCTCGACGACCGGATCATCGGCCTGATCCAGGAACGGATGGCCGTCTCGGCCGTCATCCAGGAGGCGCGGATCACCTCCGGCGGACGGCGTGTGAACCTCTCCCGCGAGATGGAGATCCTCAACCACTACAGCGAGGCGCTGGGCAAGCCGGGCACGGCGCTCGCCATGACGCTCCTCGAACTGTGTCGCGGTCGCATCTGA
- a CDS encoding class II aldolase/adducin family protein — translation MHGTPLGPTPPSPLPTDRLQFAMPPMHESVEDERRHRKERLAGALRLFGRLGFEDGVSGHITARDPEFSDCFWVNPFGMPFKHVTVSDLVLANSEGQVIEGRYHVNQAAFTVHSQVHAARPDVVAVAHCHSVHGRALAALGELLDPITQESCAFYEDHALYDDYSGVAVDALEGRRIAAALGSRKALVLRNHGLLTVGDSVDAAAWWFLSMERSCQVQLTAKAAGRPVLIEHRQAVATREQLGGDLVAWINYQPLWQDVSRSEPDLLS, via the coding sequence ATGCACGGGACGCCCCTCGGGCCCACTCCGCCCTCACCGCTGCCGACCGACCGGTTGCAGTTCGCGATGCCACCGATGCACGAGTCGGTCGAGGACGAGCGCCGGCATCGCAAGGAACGGCTCGCGGGCGCGCTGCGGCTCTTCGGGCGGCTCGGGTTCGAGGACGGGGTCTCCGGGCACATCACCGCACGCGATCCCGAGTTCAGCGACTGCTTCTGGGTGAACCCGTTCGGGATGCCGTTCAAGCACGTCACCGTCAGCGATCTGGTGCTCGCCAACTCCGAGGGCCAGGTGATCGAGGGCCGCTACCACGTGAACCAGGCGGCCTTCACCGTGCACTCCCAGGTCCACGCCGCCCGCCCGGACGTCGTCGCGGTCGCCCACTGCCACTCGGTCCACGGGCGGGCGCTCGCGGCGCTGGGGGAACTGCTGGACCCGATCACGCAGGAGAGCTGCGCCTTCTACGAGGACCACGCGCTCTACGACGACTACTCGGGGGTCGCCGTCGACGCCCTGGAGGGCCGCCGGATCGCGGCCGCGCTCGGCTCACGCAAGGCGCTCGTCCTGCGCAACCACGGGCTGCTGACCGTCGGTGACTCGGTGGACGCGGCGGCCTGGTGGTTCCTGTCCATGGAACGGTCCTGCCAGGTGCAGCTGACCGCGAAGGCCGCGGGGCGTCCGGTGCTCATCGAGCATCGGCAGGCCGTGGCCACGCGGGAGCAGTTGGGCGGGGATCTGGTGGCGTGGATCAACTATCAGCCGTTGTGGCAGGACGTGAGCCGGAGCGAGCCGGATCTGCTGAGCTGA